From Candidatus Tisiphia endosymbiont of Melanophora roralis, a single genomic window includes:
- a CDS encoding AI-2E family transporter, with amino-acid sequence MDKVIFWVIVIGTVIVTLTLISDILMPFLIAGVISYILHPIIDNFSLRYKLSRTIIVSVISLLFFSIFTIVVVVVLPIIYQQTTLLISKIPAYKDYLQTELIPVITAKVYSIDTNIADKIKDSISNFVNGIFLLITGLANNIWHVTKITINLFMLILLIPLILFYFLRDWLIMAKNIDLLLPLKGKKRIQEILSAINCSLSAYIRGQLNVCLLLSVYYGISLSILGVDLGVLLGILSGFSIIIPFVGVFISFSLTMIISYFAFGMVNKLFYIIIIYLIGLIVEGYILSPKIIGDKIGLHPLWIIFAVLALGNLFGFIGIFFAVPIASIIKVLFLAAIDFYKSSKFYKT; translated from the coding sequence CATATATATTACATCCTATAATTGATAATTTCTCATTACGATATAAACTATCTAGAACTATAATAGTTTCGGTAATTTCTTTGCTGTTTTTCAGTATTTTTACTATAGTGGTTGTGGTAGTGTTGCCTATTATATATCAACAAACAACTCTACTTATTAGTAAGATTCCTGCTTATAAAGATTACTTACAAACTGAATTAATACCGGTTATTACGGCAAAAGTTTACTCAATAGATACAAATATTGCCGATAAGATAAAAGATTCTATTAGTAATTTTGTTAATGGCATATTTTTGCTTATCACAGGTCTTGCTAATAATATTTGGCATGTGACAAAGATAACAATCAATTTATTTATGTTAATTTTATTAATACCGCTTATATTGTTTTATTTTTTACGGGATTGGCTAATAATGGCAAAGAATATAGACCTCTTGCTACCTTTAAAAGGTAAAAAGAGAATTCAAGAAATATTATCAGCAATTAATTGTTCCTTATCTGCTTATATAAGAGGACAACTAAATGTTTGTTTATTATTATCAGTTTATTATGGAATCTCTTTATCGATTCTTGGCGTAGATCTAGGGGTATTATTAGGGATTTTATCTGGTTTCTCAATAATTATACCATTCGTTGGAGTTTTTATATCCTTTTCTCTTACCATGATTATTAGTTATTTTGCTTTTGGTATGGTCAATAAATTATTTTATATAATAATTATCTATTTGATTGGTCTAATAGTTGAGGGGTATATTTTATCACCGAAAATCATAGGTGATAAGATAGGATTACATCCTCTTTGGATAATATTTGCGGTTCTAGCACTGGGTAACCTATTTGGCTTTATTGGTATATTTTTTGCTGTGCCAATTGCTAGTATAATAAAAGTTTTGTTTTTAGCCGCTATCGATTTTTATAAATCCAGTAAGTTTTATAAAACTTAA
- a CDS encoding biotin transporter BioY, which translates to MTVTNKKTLANFIANKHAVVVIKVMMGVIALFAGAQIIIPTQPVPVSMQTVVVSIIAFTYSPQLSFATVLTYLTAGIVGLPMFTKLSSGLYFLLGTTGGYLIGMLLAAPVMGILNSRLSEKFTKRFLAGFFSCLIGHVIIYFLGVSWLATIIGIKQAIYSGFIVFIPTGLVKILIFSSLYHYITGVNRKNAL; encoded by the coding sequence ATGACAGTTACGAATAAGAAAACTCTAGCAAATTTTATAGCTAATAAGCATGCTGTAGTTGTTATTAAAGTGATGATGGGGGTAATAGCTCTCTTTGCTGGAGCTCAGATTATTATTCCTACCCAGCCAGTACCAGTATCTATGCAAACTGTGGTGGTTAGTATTATTGCTTTTACTTATAGCCCGCAACTGAGTTTTGCTACAGTTTTAACTTATCTTACAGCCGGAATAGTAGGGCTGCCAATGTTTACAAAATTATCCAGTGGTTTATATTTTCTTCTTGGTACAACAGGAGGTTATCTTATAGGAATGTTACTGGCAGCTCCTGTTATGGGTATACTTAATAGTAGGTTGTCTGAAAAATTTACTAAGAGATTTTTAGCAGGGTTTTTTAGCTGTCTTATTGGTCACGTTATAATTTACTTTTTGGGAGTTAGCTGGTTGGCAACAATTATAGGAATTAAACAAGCTATTTATAGTGGGTTTATAGTATTTATACCAACTGGTTTAGTGAAGATATTAATATTTTCTTCTTTATATCATTATATAACAGGTGTAAACAGAAAGAATGCTCTGTAA
- a CDS encoding HdaA/DnaA family protein has product MPNSQQYILPLFSNDLYALDNFINSLSNQVAYNSIKNWSVSWGSKPYEFTVLIYGPPSSGKTYLSKIWQNLSNAFFIKKDLDILSAEDIMQYNAFIMEDIEFWNERKVLHCFNLISECRKYLLMTTGSLASNFVLQDLSSRINAVVRLEINQPDDELMTKLIFKYFSDQSLKVSDCVIEYLLINLPRQFDQMIKLLGVITHFALVHKRAITVPLIKQVLK; this is encoded by the coding sequence ATGCCAAACTCCCAACAATATATATTACCATTATTTAGTAATGATCTATATGCTCTAGATAATTTTATTAATTCACTTTCTAATCAAGTTGCATACAATTCAATCAAAAACTGGTCTGTATCTTGGGGAAGTAAACCGTATGAGTTTACAGTTTTGATTTACGGACCACCATCCTCTGGTAAGACCTATCTTAGTAAAATATGGCAAAATTTGTCGAATGCATTTTTTATAAAAAAAGATTTAGATATACTTAGTGCAGAAGATATAATGCAGTATAATGCTTTTATTATGGAAGATATAGAATTTTGGAATGAAAGGAAAGTTCTCCATTGTTTTAATTTAATAAGTGAGTGTCGTAAATATTTGTTGATGACTACAGGAAGTTTAGCTAGTAATTTTGTGTTACAGGATTTATCCTCAAGAATTAATGCTGTTGTAAGATTAGAAATAAACCAGCCTGATGATGAATTAATGACCAAGTTAATCTTTAAGTATTTTTCTGATCAATCGCTTAAGGTATCTGACTGTGTAATTGAATATTTATTAATTAATTTGCCGAGGCAATTTGATCAAATGATAAAATTATTAGGGGTAATAACGCATTTTGCATTAGTTCATAAGCGAGCTATTACTGTTCCTCTTATAAAACAAGTTCTGAAATAG
- a CDS encoding sigma-54-dependent transcriptional regulator — MSIDVLVVDDEADIRDLVSDILKEEGFTTKTAANSIQTFKILQERTPSAIILDIWLQGSELDGLGILEIVKKRYPLMPVIVISGHGTIETAVNAIKMGAYDYLEKPFSHDKLVILLKRACEAAKLKRENLDLKSKVIDKTELIGNSHITTKLKSDIEKAALATSRVLIQGKIGSGKELAARLIHKKSKRANAPFVIFSPVCMNPDRIHQELFEGIENQGVIRPSILEIVNNGTLYIDEISGLPVSVQVKLLKFVQDQMFHKVGGSKAIKLDIRIIAATSKVIQEEISKGELLEDLYHRLNVISLKVPSLYDRKDDMSVLVKYFVKQLAKFSGLKAREFSDETIAALQVYNWPSNIRQLRNVIEWTLIMNPLSSNNNEVIKPSMIPPEILVNSASSAKQEDNVDMMTMPLREAREIFERQYLAAQMYRFNNNISKTSSFVGMERSALHRKLKLLNLHIPNNKFNEEEIYDSYE, encoded by the coding sequence ATGTCTATAGATGTTCTTGTTGTTGATGATGAAGCAGATATTAGAGATTTAGTCTCAGATATTTTAAAAGAAGAAGGATTTACTACCAAGACTGCTGCTAACAGTATTCAAACTTTTAAAATACTCCAAGAAAGAACCCCCTCGGCAATTATTCTAGATATTTGGCTTCAGGGTAGCGAACTTGATGGGCTTGGGATTTTGGAAATAGTAAAAAAACGCTATCCACTAATGCCTGTGATAGTTATTAGTGGACATGGTACTATTGAAACTGCCGTAAACGCTATCAAAATGGGTGCATATGACTATCTAGAAAAGCCATTTAGTCATGATAAGTTAGTAATTTTATTAAAAAGAGCCTGTGAAGCAGCTAAGTTAAAGCGTGAAAATCTTGATCTGAAATCAAAGGTTATTGATAAAACTGAGCTTATAGGTAACTCTCACATTACAACTAAGCTTAAGTCTGATATTGAAAAAGCTGCTTTAGCTACTAGTAGAGTATTGATTCAAGGTAAGATTGGTAGTGGTAAAGAACTAGCTGCTCGGTTAATTCATAAAAAATCAAAAAGGGCTAATGCTCCTTTCGTAATCTTTAGTCCAGTATGCATGAATCCTGACCGGATCCATCAAGAATTATTTGAAGGAATAGAGAACCAAGGCGTTATACGTCCTTCGATATTAGAAATAGTAAATAATGGTACTTTATACATAGATGAAATTAGTGGTTTGCCAGTTTCGGTACAAGTAAAATTGCTTAAATTTGTGCAAGATCAAATGTTTCATAAGGTAGGGGGAAGCAAAGCAATAAAATTAGATATAAGGATTATTGCTGCAACTTCTAAGGTTATACAAGAAGAAATAAGTAAAGGTGAACTATTGGAAGATTTATATCATCGCCTAAATGTTATTTCCTTAAAAGTACCATCTTTATATGATAGAAAAGATGACATGTCTGTATTAGTCAAATATTTTGTTAAGCAACTTGCTAAGTTTTCTGGTTTAAAAGCACGTGAATTTTCTGATGAAACTATTGCAGCTCTGCAAGTTTATAATTGGCCAAGTAATATAAGGCAATTACGCAATGTGATAGAATGGACTTTAATTATGAATCCACTATCTTCAAATAATAATGAAGTAATAAAACCATCTATGATACCACCAGAAATTCTAGTTAATAGTGCTAGTTCTGCAAAGCAGGAAGATAATGTTGATATGATGACCATGCCACTTCGAGAGGCAAGAGAGATTTTTGAAAGGCAATATTTAGCTGCTCAAATGTATAGGTTTAATAATAATATTTCTAAGACCTCATCCTTTGTAGGTATGGAACGTTCGGCTTTACATCGTAAATTGAAATTGCTCAATTTACATATTCCTAATAATAAATTTAACGAGGAGGAAATTTATGACAGTTACGAATAA